A window of Candidatus Pantoea floridensis contains these coding sequences:
- a CDS encoding dihydroxyacetone kinase family protein, translating to MTYLFNQPSAFAAELIEGFIAANADKVRQVTGGVVRSTRSEPNTVAVIVGGGSGHYPAFAGLVGQGLAHGAAMGNLFASPSAQQIYNVARAAHNGAGVLLMFGNYAGDVLHFGQACERLRAEGIACDVLAVTDDISSAGKEELEKRRGVAGDLCVFKAACAAAEAGHDLAAVVKLAQHANQRTRTFGVAFAGCTLPGASHPLFEVEKGRMALGLGIHGEPGIKETDMPSADELAEIFVERLLNELPVDIKQAEGQRVAVILNGLGSVKYEELFVVYRRVAQLLDAAKVQIVEPDVGEFVTSFNMAGASLTLMWLDETLETLWRAPTNTPAYRKGSVLVAEPLSATEREESREEALPAATAESQESAKRVLQLLESVADMLQRNAKRLGDIDAVAGDGDHGIGMERGVLGAVAKARDVAARGAGAGSLLCRAADAWADNAGGTSGALWGVALTALGTALGDRFTPDAQRVAAGVRAAKEGIMHFGKARVGDKTMVDVLVPFSDSLNAAVAEGASLTDAWLAAAQVADKAAQDTAQLVPKMGRARPLAEKSLGTPDAGAISLALIVNTVGDLLKEQSTSEQGV from the coding sequence GCTGATTGAAGGCTTTATCGCCGCCAATGCCGATAAAGTGCGTCAGGTTACTGGCGGCGTGGTGCGCAGTACCCGTAGCGAGCCGAACACTGTGGCGGTAATTGTCGGCGGCGGATCGGGCCACTATCCGGCGTTTGCTGGATTGGTTGGACAAGGCCTGGCACACGGCGCGGCGATGGGCAATTTATTCGCTTCGCCCTCGGCGCAGCAAATCTACAACGTTGCACGTGCGGCGCATAACGGTGCTGGCGTGCTGCTGATGTTCGGCAACTATGCGGGTGATGTTTTGCACTTTGGCCAAGCCTGCGAACGTTTACGGGCGGAAGGCATCGCCTGTGACGTGCTGGCGGTCACCGACGATATCTCCAGCGCGGGTAAAGAAGAGCTGGAAAAGCGTCGCGGCGTGGCAGGCGATCTTTGCGTCTTTAAAGCCGCCTGCGCCGCTGCTGAAGCGGGGCACGATTTGGCCGCCGTGGTAAAACTGGCACAGCACGCGAATCAACGCACCCGGACCTTTGGCGTGGCGTTTGCCGGTTGTACTCTGCCAGGCGCATCGCATCCGCTGTTTGAAGTGGAAAAAGGGCGCATGGCGCTGGGATTAGGTATTCACGGCGAGCCGGGCATTAAAGAGACCGACATGCCGAGCGCAGATGAGTTAGCGGAGATCTTCGTTGAGCGCCTGCTCAATGAATTACCCGTTGATATAAAGCAAGCTGAAGGTCAGCGCGTGGCAGTGATCCTCAACGGTTTGGGCTCGGTGAAATATGAAGAGCTGTTTGTGGTTTATCGCCGCGTCGCGCAGCTGCTGGACGCAGCAAAAGTGCAGATTGTCGAACCTGACGTCGGCGAATTTGTCACCAGTTTTAATATGGCTGGCGCGTCACTGACGTTGATGTGGCTGGATGAAACGCTGGAAACCCTGTGGCGTGCGCCAACCAATACGCCAGCCTATCGCAAAGGTAGCGTGCTGGTTGCAGAACCCCTGAGCGCCACGGAGCGAGAGGAAAGCCGTGAAGAAGCCTTGCCTGCCGCGACCGCTGAATCGCAGGAAAGCGCCAAACGCGTTCTGCAACTGCTGGAATCAGTGGCCGATATGTTACAACGTAACGCAAAGCGGCTTGGCGACATTGATGCGGTCGCTGGTGATGGCGACCACGGTATTGGTATGGAGCGTGGCGTGCTGGGCGCAGTAGCAAAGGCGCGTGACGTTGCCGCGCGCGGTGCGGGTGCTGGCAGTTTACTGTGCCGGGCGGCAGATGCCTGGGCTGATAACGCCGGCGGCACGTCTGGCGCATTGTGGGGCGTAGCACTCACCGCATTAGGCACTGCGCTGGGCGATCGTTTCACACCCGATGCGCAGCGCGTGGCAGCGGGTGTGCGTGCAGCCAAAGAAGGCATCATGCACTTTGGTAAAGCGCGCGTGGGTGACAAAACCATGGTTGATGTACTGGTGCCGTTTAGCGACAGCTTAAATGCGGCTGTTGCAGAAGGCGCATCGTTAACCGATGCCTGGCTGGCGGCGGCGCAGGTGGCAGACAAAGCCGCGCAGGATACCGCGCAGCTGGTACCAAAAATGGGCCGCGCACGTCCGCTGGCAGAAAAAAGCCTGGGCACACCCGACGCAGGCGCAATTTCACTCGCTTTAATCGTGAATACCGTGGGCGATCTGCTAAAAGAACAGAGTACGTCTGAACAAGGAGTTTGA
- a CDS encoding triose-phosphate isomerase family protein, with the protein MSQPKVWLGVSLKMYFGYQQTLQWCRDVAAIAGHPAVKSGEVGLFVLPTYPAIPAVAEIFANTTVRFGGQDVCQAENGAWTGEVSASMLQELGCSLAEIGHAERRRHFHEDKAQIAAKVAMSLRHGITPVLCIGEEQQADPQQAIALCEQQLAEALSDAAQQRLKGEVFFAYEPQWAIGAPQPAPDSYIRAVCAGLQQLSTPPGITLKVIYGGSAGPGLIQRLGTDVNGLFLGRFAHDPQALAQIIEEASVLAQERR; encoded by the coding sequence ATGTCTCAGCCAAAAGTCTGGCTTGGCGTCAGTTTAAAAATGTACTTCGGTTATCAACAAACGCTGCAGTGGTGCCGCGATGTGGCAGCCATTGCCGGGCATCCGGCCGTGAAAAGCGGTGAAGTGGGTTTATTTGTCCTACCGACTTATCCCGCCATTCCGGCAGTGGCTGAGATCTTTGCTAATACGACGGTGCGCTTCGGCGGTCAGGATGTTTGCCAGGCGGAGAACGGTGCATGGACCGGTGAAGTCAGCGCCAGCATGCTGCAAGAGTTGGGCTGTTCGCTAGCCGAAATTGGCCATGCGGAACGCCGTCGTCACTTCCATGAAGATAAAGCGCAAATCGCTGCCAAGGTTGCGATGTCGCTGCGCCACGGCATCACGCCCGTGCTGTGCATCGGTGAAGAACAGCAGGCGGATCCGCAGCAGGCGATCGCGCTGTGCGAGCAGCAGCTGGCCGAAGCCTTGTCTGACGCCGCGCAGCAGCGATTAAAAGGTGAAGTGTTCTTTGCCTACGAACCACAATGGGCAATCGGCGCGCCGCAGCCCGCGCCGGACAGCTACATCCGCGCGGTGTGCGCCGGCCTGCAGCAGCTCTCCACGCCGCCGGGTATCACGCTGAAAGTCATTTATGGCGGCAGCGCCGGTCCGGGGCTGATTCAACGCCTTGGTACAGACGTGAATGGCCTGTTCCTGGGACGTTTTGCTCACGATCCGCAAGCGTTGGCCCAAATTATTGAGGAAGCCAGCGTGTTGGCTCAGGAGCGCCGTTAA
- a CDS encoding sugar phosphate isomerase/epimerase family protein — translation MSRIGLSTYAFFWRMSSKVANPLTLEQMLQQTADLDISVFQICDYPAIESWSDAQLLTLRQQADALGITLELGTRGLATAHLLRYLHMAEILDAHVVRSMFYTADHRPSLDEATNLIAAVLPDFARQQVRLCLETYEQVNSGVMMSVINKFLSPWLGVCLDPANCVAGLELPEQVIANTAARVGNLHIKDFAFTRRDGWVGFTFAGCPMGEGLLDYDRMIASVRPVDKGINQIVEHWLPWQEDAAVTCEREAEWTRRTVEFLRSKQNQE, via the coding sequence ATGAGCCGGATAGGACTCAGCACCTACGCTTTTTTCTGGCGCATGTCGTCAAAAGTAGCCAACCCGCTGACGTTGGAGCAGATGCTACAGCAGACCGCGGACCTCGATATCTCGGTGTTTCAAATTTGCGACTATCCGGCGATTGAAAGCTGGTCCGACGCGCAGCTGCTTACGCTGCGTCAGCAGGCCGATGCGCTGGGTATTACGCTGGAATTAGGCACGCGTGGTCTGGCTACCGCCCATTTGCTGCGTTATCTGCATATGGCGGAAATTCTCGATGCTCACGTGGTGCGCTCGATGTTTTATACCGCCGATCATCGCCCGTCGCTGGATGAAGCCACCAATCTGATTGCTGCCGTGTTACCTGATTTCGCCCGCCAGCAGGTGCGTCTCTGCCTGGAGACGTACGAGCAGGTCAATAGCGGCGTGATGATGTCGGTCATCAATAAGTTCCTGTCGCCGTGGCTGGGCGTGTGTCTCGATCCCGCCAACTGTGTCGCTGGGCTGGAGCTGCCGGAGCAGGTGATCGCCAACACCGCCGCGCGCGTCGGCAATCTGCACATTAAAGACTTTGCCTTCACGCGTCGTGATGGCTGGGTTGGCTTTACCTTTGCCGGCTGCCCGATGGGCGAAGGTTTGCTGGATTACGATCGGATGATCGCCAGCGTGCGCCCGGTGGATAAAGGCATTAACCAAATCGTCGAACACTGGTTGCCGTGGCAAGAGGATGCTGCCGTGACCTGCGAGCGAGAAGCCGAATGGACTCGCCGCACCGTTGAATTCTTACGCAGTAAACAAAATCAGGAGTAA
- a CDS encoding phosphogluconate dehydrogenase C-terminal domain-containing protein, translating to MSVQLKTITVIGAGGKMGMRISANLQKSDYQVFYCENSPKAQEQVSAQGRELSDAASVVPLSDVVILAVPDIVLGKVSEGVVPQMKPGAILLTLDPAAAYANLIAHRDGIEYAVAHPCHPSVFLERYTKEEHADAFGGIAAVQHVAASYESGSDAQKAELSKVISVMYGPVEHVHWVTVTQLAYLEPTLVETVACMVGAFMKEALDETVKHSGVPEEAAKAMLYGHIQIALAVAFRATNPFSDACMIAMEYGREKIVKPDWKQIFDQKELDIVIARMLKIDAIKR from the coding sequence ATGAGCGTGCAACTGAAAACCATCACCGTGATAGGTGCCGGCGGTAAAATGGGTATGCGTATTTCTGCCAACTTGCAGAAAAGCGATTACCAGGTGTTTTACTGTGAGAACTCACCAAAAGCGCAAGAACAGGTTAGCGCGCAGGGCCGCGAACTCTCTGATGCCGCCTCCGTGGTGCCTTTAAGTGACGTGGTGATTCTGGCGGTACCGGATATCGTATTGGGAAAAGTCTCTGAAGGCGTGGTGCCACAGATGAAACCGGGCGCGATCCTGCTGACGCTGGATCCGGCTGCCGCGTACGCGAATTTGATCGCCCATCGTGATGGCATTGAATACGCGGTGGCGCATCCTTGCCATCCGTCGGTATTCCTTGAGCGTTATACCAAAGAAGAGCATGCGGATGCTTTCGGCGGCATCGCAGCCGTTCAGCACGTGGCGGCCTCGTACGAAAGCGGTTCCGATGCGCAGAAAGCCGAGCTGAGCAAGGTGATCAGCGTGATGTACGGTCCGGTTGAGCACGTCCATTGGGTAACCGTGACGCAGCTGGCGTATCTGGAACCGACGCTGGTGGAAACCGTCGCCTGCATGGTCGGTGCCTTCATGAAAGAAGCGTTGGACGAAACCGTGAAACACAGCGGCGTGCCGGAAGAAGCGGCCAAGGCGATGTTGTATGGTCATATTCAGATTGCGCTGGCCGTCGCCTTCCGTGCCACCAACCCGTTCTCCGATGCCTGCATGATCGCCATGGAATATGGGCGTGAGAAGATCGTTAAACCTGACTGGAAACAAATTTTCGATCAGAAAGAGCTGGATATCGTGATTGCCCGCATGCTGAAAATCGACGCTATCAAGCGCTAA
- a CDS encoding sugar-binding transcriptional regulator, which yields MEKNTLSQDSELLTEIAVAYYQDEITQEEIARKFGISRIKVGRLLKRAREEGIVEINVRYHPVFSTRLEQQLQNRFPQLQRALIALDQPDQEEQRRQVAALVSSHLAQSLKDDAIVAVGQGRNVAAVADHPGQVPTRNCLFISGIGGTHRPGDAINADHISRRMAKKFGGISETLYAPAYVENRALRDAFMQNGTIKETLDRARKADVALVGIGDMNENSYMVKLGWFTPHEIIDASVNQGVTGDVAGYDFFNSQGQHVDTVMNDRVIGLSIEELRKIPCVIAIAAENTKAMAILGALRTGAIDIIATTAQNIRTILSLSQS from the coding sequence ATGGAAAAAAACACGCTCTCTCAGGACTCCGAACTGCTGACGGAAATTGCCGTCGCCTATTATCAGGACGAAATCACCCAGGAGGAGATTGCGCGTAAGTTTGGGATTTCCCGTATCAAGGTTGGCCGCTTACTCAAACGCGCACGTGAAGAGGGCATCGTCGAAATTAATGTGCGTTATCACCCGGTGTTCAGCACCCGTCTCGAACAACAGCTTCAAAATCGCTTCCCGCAACTGCAACGGGCGCTGATTGCGCTGGATCAGCCGGACCAGGAAGAGCAGCGTCGTCAGGTTGCCGCGCTGGTGTCGTCACATTTAGCGCAGTCGCTGAAAGACGACGCCATTGTCGCCGTTGGGCAAGGGCGCAATGTGGCTGCGGTTGCCGATCATCCCGGCCAGGTGCCGACGCGCAATTGCCTGTTCATCAGCGGCATTGGCGGCACCCATCGTCCGGGGGATGCCATCAACGCAGATCACATCAGCCGTCGCATGGCGAAGAAATTTGGCGGCATCAGCGAAACGCTGTATGCGCCCGCCTATGTTGAGAATCGGGCGCTGCGTGATGCCTTTATGCAAAACGGCACCATCAAGGAAACGCTGGATCGTGCACGCAAAGCGGATGTGGCGCTGGTGGGCATCGGCGACATGAACGAAAACAGCTATATGGTCAAACTTGGCTGGTTTACGCCGCACGAAATCATTGATGCCAGCGTCAATCAGGGGGTAACCGGTGATGTGGCGGGCTATGACTTCTTCAATTCGCAGGGCCAGCACGTTGATACGGTGATGAACGACCGGGTTATTGGGCTCAGCATTGAAGAGTTACGCAAAATTCCCTGCGTGATTGCCATCGCTGCTGAAAATACCAAAGCGATGGCGATCCTCGGCGCACTGCGCACGGGGGCGATTGATATTATTGCGACAACGGCGCAGAACATCCGCACGATTTTGAGTTTGTCGCAATCATAG
- a CDS encoding nuclear transport factor 2 family protein, with translation MQDQLQDRQQLNNLMNGWMHRDLGEWDQLRELFHPDGTIEITWFEGLASEFVSGSMRMGKSDLRTKHLIATPMIAFNTGGTKAILETNAMIIAENVKLNVGCECHNRFYDMAEKRDGVWRLVHRQSIYDMGTFTFPQGLVEIDPARVAKYPREYATLAYLLELSGFPLQRVFATRGSELEQNIKRDAQQWLSV, from the coding sequence ATGCAAGACCAACTTCAGGATCGTCAGCAACTCAATAACCTTATGAACGGTTGGATGCATCGCGATCTGGGCGAATGGGATCAATTACGCGAGCTGTTTCACCCTGATGGCACCATCGAAATTACCTGGTTTGAAGGGCTGGCAAGCGAGTTTGTCAGTGGTTCGATGCGGATGGGTAAATCCGATCTTCGCACCAAGCACCTGATCGCTACGCCGATGATCGCCTTCAACACCGGTGGCACCAAAGCTATCCTCGAAACCAATGCGATGATTATTGCGGAGAATGTAAAACTGAATGTCGGCTGTGAATGCCATAACCGTTTTTATGATATGGCTGAAAAACGCGATGGCGTATGGCGACTGGTTCATCGCCAAAGCATTTACGATATGGGGACATTTACCTTCCCGCAGGGTCTGGTGGAAATCGACCCAGCCAGAGTGGCGAAATACCCGCGAGAGTATGCAACGCTGGCTTATTTGCTGGAGCTGAGTGGCTTTCCATTACAGCGGGTATTTGCCACTCGTGGAAGTGAACTGGAGCAGAATATCAAACGCGACGCCCAGCAATGGTTGTCGGTTTAG
- a CDS encoding LysR substrate-binding domain-containing protein, translated as MELRHLRYFLTVAEEGHFGRAAERLNIVQPALSMQIKALEAELGGPLFLRTSRRVELTEAGLLLQAEAVRTLEQAEHAQRVVKQAIRGEIGRVRIGFAGNAVFSGRLMRDIRSFHHAYPHAELQCQELAPHLQNEAINSGMLDVGYMPDYHPQQNSALAHELIGEWNRVVVMSSDHPLAGKQRLTVAMLAHEPMIMYTAHQVDSHLDAVLASLLGDALNIAYRISSTLSVLAMAGAGLGIALVPAPLTQVAIPGVVYRELDAPMLTANLMIVSRKNECSGAVLAYLATARANASEV; from the coding sequence ATGGAGTTACGTCATCTGCGTTATTTTTTAACGGTTGCCGAAGAGGGACATTTTGGCCGTGCGGCGGAACGGTTGAACATTGTTCAACCCGCTTTAAGTATGCAAATCAAAGCACTGGAGGCTGAGCTTGGCGGCCCTTTGTTTCTGCGTACCAGTCGTCGCGTTGAACTGACTGAGGCGGGATTGCTATTGCAGGCCGAGGCAGTGCGCACGCTGGAACAAGCCGAACACGCTCAGCGCGTGGTTAAACAGGCAATACGTGGGGAAATAGGGCGGGTACGCATTGGCTTTGCTGGCAATGCGGTATTTAGCGGAAGATTGATGCGCGATATACGCTCATTTCATCATGCCTATCCGCATGCTGAGCTGCAATGTCAGGAATTGGCACCACACCTGCAAAATGAGGCGATTAACAGCGGCATGCTCGATGTGGGTTACATGCCTGATTATCATCCGCAGCAGAATTCTGCGCTGGCGCATGAATTAATCGGAGAGTGGAATCGCGTTGTCGTGATGTCTAGCGATCATCCTTTGGCTGGAAAACAGCGTCTGACCGTGGCGATGCTCGCGCATGAGCCTATGATCATGTACACAGCTCATCAGGTTGATTCACATTTAGATGCTGTTCTAGCTAGCCTACTGGGTGATGCGCTGAACATTGCATATCGCATTTCCAGTACGCTGAGCGTGCTCGCGATGGCTGGCGCGGGTCTGGGTATTGCATTGGTGCCAGCGCCATTAACGCAGGTGGCGATCCCGGGCGTGGTTTATCGTGAGCTGGATGCACCCATGCTCACAGCGAATTTAATGATAGTCAGCCGTAAAAATGAGTGTAGCGGGGCCGTTTTAGCCTACCTCGCCACAGCCCGTGCAAACGCGTCCGAAGTATAA
- a CDS encoding dipeptide ABC transporter ATP-binding protein: MNSARLLSVENLSLQTHDRRQLVQNVSFHLDQREILALVGESGSGKTLTSLALMNLLPAGVQQSGGRVVFNGDPLDARKTQLLRGCRIATVFQEPMTSMNPTLRIGEQIAEVLVRHRQFSWKQAQQEAIALLDRVGIVNPAQRARQYIHQLSGGMRQRVMIASAISGQPELLIADEPTTALDVTIQAQILALLQELQQEMGMGILLITHDLSVVARYADRVCVMQHGQLVEQGAVLNTLSAPQHPYTRKLIAASAVQMPEAIIMADQPPLLVLRDISKSYPLPRRMPLWPAKRQTVLHPANLTIAQGEIVGLIGESGSGKTTLGSAAIGLIAADAGEVHFQGQHLQGRQLNTLRRHAQIIFQDPYASLNPKISVGEQIAEPLRVWHLRQGAAVDERVKELLMLVGLKAEHAHRLPGAFSGGQRQRIAIARALAMEPKLLVADEAVAALDLSVRGQILALFNTLRHKLGLSVLFISHDLSAVRQLCDRVVVMYHGEIVESGITANVINHPQNHYTQQLLAAAPDVQQALAQRSAAV; the protein is encoded by the coding sequence ATGAATAGCGCTCGCTTGCTGTCGGTTGAAAATCTTTCACTACAAACTCACGATCGGCGGCAGCTGGTGCAGAACGTCTCGTTTCATCTTGACCAGCGGGAAATACTGGCTCTGGTTGGCGAGTCGGGTTCTGGCAAAACCTTAACCTCCCTGGCGCTGATGAACTTGCTGCCTGCCGGTGTGCAGCAAAGTGGCGGTCGCGTGGTTTTCAATGGGGATCCGCTGGATGCACGCAAAACCCAATTACTGCGCGGATGCCGCATTGCCACGGTGTTTCAGGAGCCAATGACCAGCATGAATCCCACGCTGCGCATCGGTGAACAGATCGCCGAAGTGCTGGTGCGGCATCGGCAATTTAGCTGGAAGCAGGCCCAGCAGGAAGCGATTGCGCTGCTGGATCGCGTCGGTATCGTTAATCCGGCACAGCGAGCGCGCCAGTATATTCATCAATTATCGGGCGGTATGCGCCAACGCGTGATGATCGCCAGCGCTATCAGCGGACAGCCGGAATTGCTGATTGCGGATGAGCCGACCACCGCCCTGGATGTCACCATTCAGGCGCAGATTCTGGCGCTGCTGCAAGAGCTGCAGCAAGAAATGGGGATGGGGATCTTATTGATCACCCACGATCTGTCCGTGGTGGCACGTTACGCCGATCGCGTGTGCGTAATGCAGCACGGGCAGCTGGTTGAGCAGGGAGCAGTACTCAATACGCTCAGCGCGCCACAACATCCTTACACGCGTAAATTGATTGCCGCCTCGGCGGTGCAGATGCCGGAAGCCATAATAATGGCCGATCAGCCGCCGCTGCTGGTGCTACGTGATATCAGCAAAAGCTATCCGCTGCCGCGTCGCATGCCGCTGTGGCCAGCCAAACGCCAAACCGTTTTACACCCGGCTAATCTAACGATTGCGCAGGGCGAAATAGTCGGCTTGATTGGTGAATCCGGCTCCGGAAAAACCACGCTGGGCAGCGCGGCGATTGGTTTGATTGCCGCAGATGCAGGCGAAGTGCATTTCCAGGGCCAGCATCTGCAAGGTCGCCAGCTAAATACGTTACGCCGTCACGCCCAGATTATCTTCCAGGATCCTTACGCGAGTCTTAACCCCAAAATTTCGGTGGGTGAACAGATTGCCGAGCCGCTGCGCGTATGGCACTTGCGACAAGGCGCTGCGGTGGATGAGCGGGTAAAAGAGTTGCTGATGTTAGTGGGGTTGAAAGCGGAACATGCGCATCGTTTACCAGGGGCATTTTCCGGCGGTCAGCGCCAGCGTATTGCGATTGCACGCGCGCTGGCAATGGAGCCGAAGCTGCTGGTGGCGGATGAAGCGGTTGCTGCGCTGGATTTATCGGTACGCGGGCAGATTCTGGCGCTGTTTAATACGCTACGGCACAAGTTGGGATTATCGGTGCTGTTTATCAGCCACGATCTCAGCGCGGTACGGCAGCTGTGCGATCGGGTCGTGGTGATGTATCACGGTGAAATCGTGGAGTCGGGCATAACGGCGAACGTGATCAACCATCCGCAGAACCACTACACGCAGCAATTGCTGGCGGCAGCGCCGGATGTCCAGCAGGCGCTGGCGCAACGATCAGCTGCCGTGTAG
- a CDS encoding rhodanese-like domain-containing protein, translated as MIIDVQTLHQRQAQGEAFLLIDVREFADWQRATLPDAQHCNVYDYFIDDSSEPGLAVMAAEAATALQPMFTGYPGATPVFFEQQVGMRSPRGAWFAWLLQRDDALILDGGVEAWQAAGFDLTPGLGLSRTVAHPPAANARAWNRDVVCIREQVLTADGVTVINVDARRPSEFDGSFAHACCQRAGRIPHSQLLFWEDVVSDGHFRTADDIEARATAAGLNKSAKLQVYCHRGARAATVWAALKLAGFAHVAVYVGSWHEWAEHPELPLLHGS; from the coding sequence ATGATCATTGATGTGCAAACCCTTCACCAGCGTCAGGCGCAGGGCGAAGCTTTTTTGCTGATCGACGTGCGCGAATTTGCCGACTGGCAACGCGCCACCTTGCCCGACGCGCAGCACTGTAACGTCTATGACTATTTTATTGACGACAGCAGCGAGCCAGGTTTAGCGGTGATGGCGGCAGAAGCGGCCACCGCGCTGCAACCAATGTTTACTGGCTATCCTGGCGCCACGCCGGTTTTTTTTGAGCAGCAGGTGGGAATGCGTTCGCCGCGCGGCGCGTGGTTTGCGTGGCTGCTACAGCGCGATGATGCGCTAATTCTGGATGGCGGCGTGGAGGCCTGGCAGGCGGCGGGTTTTGACCTCACGCCAGGATTAGGTTTAAGTCGAACGGTGGCGCATCCGCCCGCCGCAAACGCCCGCGCGTGGAATCGCGATGTGGTGTGCATCCGTGAGCAGGTGTTAACGGCGGATGGCGTGACGGTAATCAATGTAGATGCCCGTCGTCCCAGCGAATTTGACGGCAGCTTTGCCCACGCCTGCTGTCAGCGCGCGGGACGTATTCCTCATTCTCAGCTGCTGTTTTGGGAAGACGTGGTCAGCGACGGTCATTTCCGCACGGCTGATGACATTGAGGCTCGCGCTACGGCCGCAGGGCTGAATAAAAGCGCGAAATTACAGGTTTATTGCCACCGCGGCGCGCGAGCTGCCACGGTATGGGCGGCATTAAAGCTGGCGGGGTTTGCGCATGTCGCAGTGTATGTCGGATCCTGGCACGAGTGGGCTGAACACCCTGAACTGCCGTTACTACACGGCAGCTGA
- a CDS encoding ornithine cyclodeaminase, producing MDALLRVLDEATVAQLGGNDIALALEDVKAVIRLMRLGEAQMPAENHIDLGTPLGKAYALPARVGGSYNVAGVKWTAHRPQRPDALPAALALTLINDAQSGLPRGLLASGALTAARTAAVSALALQLAAPQPVKRVLLLGAGLHAQTHLRMLHQLFPQLEQIGVWNRSGEKLTALHDVQIESNLPLALAQPYDAVLTCTSAAQPIVDAAAVRPGRIIVQVGYHEVSFAAIHASSKVVVDAWGDFAQRSAKSLFQMFRAGEFREQDVAADLCALLVDGWRPAADDSVYFSSFGLNVFDIALAARVLQAAEYNALGTLQSLFSGVQHDH from the coding sequence ATGGACGCATTATTGCGGGTGCTGGATGAAGCCACCGTCGCGCAATTGGGGGGTAACGATATCGCCCTGGCGCTTGAGGATGTCAAAGCCGTAATCCGTCTGATGCGCCTCGGTGAGGCGCAGATGCCCGCCGAAAATCACATCGATCTCGGCACGCCGTTGGGTAAAGCTTATGCGTTACCGGCGCGCGTCGGCGGCAGTTATAACGTAGCGGGCGTGAAGTGGACGGCTCATCGTCCTCAGCGTCCGGACGCCCTGCCCGCCGCGTTAGCCTTAACGTTGATCAACGATGCGCAAAGCGGTCTTCCCCGTGGTCTGCTGGCCAGCGGTGCGTTAACTGCCGCCCGCACCGCCGCCGTGAGCGCGCTGGCGTTGCAGCTGGCTGCGCCACAACCCGTGAAACGCGTGCTGTTGCTAGGAGCAGGCCTGCATGCGCAGACGCATCTGCGCATGCTGCATCAGCTGTTTCCACAGCTGGAACAGATTGGCGTCTGGAATCGCTCTGGCGAAAAACTCACGGCGTTGCACGATGTGCAGATCGAATCCAATCTGCCGTTGGCGCTGGCGCAACCCTACGACGCCGTGCTGACCTGCACCAGCGCAGCGCAGCCGATTGTTGATGCAGCGGCGGTGCGTCCTGGCCGGATTATTGTACAGGTGGGCTACCACGAAGTGAGTTTTGCCGCCATCCATGCCAGCAGCAAAGTGGTGGTGGATGCCTGGGGTGATTTCGCCCAGCGTAGCGCAAAAAGCCTGTTTCAGATGTTCCGCGCCGGTGAGTTTCGAGAGCAAGATGTCGCTGCCGATCTCTGCGCGCTGCTCGTCGATGGCTGGCGTCCGGCGGCGGATGATAGCGTCTATTTCTCCTCGTTTGGCCTCAACGTGTTTGATATCGCCCTCGCCGCTCGCGTGTTACAGGCCGCAGAGTACAACGCACTCGGCACGTTGCAGTCGCTGTTTTCGGGAGTTCAGCATGATCATTGA